The Deltaproteobacteria bacterium CG11_big_fil_rev_8_21_14_0_20_42_23 genome includes the window AAAGATGATCGCATCAAAAAACTTTCGTTTACGGGAAGCGCTGAGGTGGGATGGAAATTAAAAACCTTGGCCGGAAAGAAAAAAGTAACCTTGGAACTTGGCGGAAATGCGGGAGTGATTTTGTGCGACGATGCAAACGTGCATCGTGCAGCAAAAGTGTTGGCGATGGGAGCATTTGGAAACGCAGGCCAGAGCTGTATTTCCACGCAGCATATTCTTGTGCAAGATTCCATTTACGAAACTTTTCTGACTCTGTTTGTGGAAGAAACAAACAAGCTTATGGTTGGAGATCCGCTTGAGCCTACAATTCACATTGGAACAATGATTCACGAAAAAGCTGCAAGCAAAGTGGAATCATGGATTGAAGAAGCGCTTCAAGCTGGCGCGTCTGCAGTGTTGCGAGGCAAGCGCGAAGGAAATCTTTTATGGCCTACCATTTTGAAAAATGTTCCGCATCACGCGAAATTATTTCAAGAAGAAGTCTTTGGACCTGTTGTGCATGTAAGTTCGTTTTCAAAGGTGGAAAAAGCTTTTGATCTTCTGAATGCTTCCCGCTATGGCTTGTCTGCTGCGGTTTGGACGGAGGACGAAAAAAGAAAAGAGTTAGCCTTTTCTACTTTAGAGTATGGACAAGTGATAGTAAACGACTCCAGTTCATTTCGCGATGATGCAGCTCCATATGGCGGAGTAAAAGATTCTGGCATTGGCCGTGAAGGCCCGCATTTTGCGATGCGAGAAATGTGCGAGATAAAAGCATTGGTGCAGTTTCGAAATCAGTAATTAAAAAGTGAGGCGATTATGAAAAAAATAATTCTATTTCTTTTAGCAATAGTCATTTCATTTCCAGCGCTAGCTCAGTATAAAAGCGACCTTCCCGAAGGTTGGGAAGAACCAAAAGATATTCCTGCTGGTTATATCCCGCTTGAAGAGGTGCAAAAGAAGAAGAAAAATGTTCCACTCGAAAATATTCCTCCACAAAAAGAAGAGAAAACACTTACGCTTGAACCCAATACAGAAAATATTCCACCTGAAAAAATTCCAGCTCCACCTCCAGAGCCAACTCCATCACCTTTAGCTCCACAATCGCTTCCCGCACCTGAAGCAGCAAAGCAGCCAGTGATTACGGTTCCTTCGCTTGATGAAACTGAGCGTCCACTTTCTGTCCCACAAGAGGAAACGCTTGCGCCGTCTGCATCAGAGGTGAAGGAGCTTCCACAAAGAGAGACAAAAACGTATCTTGCTCCCAAGAGTGATCTGCCTGAAGGCTGGGAAGAACCAGTGCAAGTACCCGCTGATGCAGTGCCATTGCATGAAGTAGGAAAGCCAAAGGAAGTTTTGCCTGCTTCGCCACAGCCAAAAGATGAAATGAAAAAGAATACAAAGAAAAAAGTTATTTCGAAACCAGAGCTAGAAGCATCAGATGAAGCTGAATCTGAGCCACATAAATCACCACAGCGCTGGGAAAGTTTCTAGAGTGTGTGGACAATGGTTTTTGTTTGTCATTCCCGAACGACTCTGTCAGGAATCCAGATGTTCTGACAATTCCAAAAGAAAACAAGACAACTTTTTCCAACAAGTTCCGATAAAGCTTCATGGTCACCATTCCATCCCATTTGGGCATGCTCACGCCTTTTCTTGGCCGGCCTGGCCCTATGAACCAAGCCTGGGCGAGCCCTTTGCAGTCTACGTCTCCTGGCATCAGCACTGCTTTTGGGAACGGTGCTTTTTCCATGAAGCTTCAGGGTGCACCCACTCATCCTCTTTGGGATTTTCAGAAGCAGTTTTTAGAAACAGGCTTTGCTCGATACCAAGGCTGGCANNNNNNNNNNNNNNNNNNNNNNNNNNNNNNNNNNNNNNNNNNNNNNNNNNNNNNTACATTCCAAAAAATGGCGATCAAGTTCACCTTCCGCCGGCTGGTGTGCTGTTTGTTTCGCATCGTGATTATTTGGTGCAACGCCTTGCTGATGAAGCTGGTGCACTGTTTGGCGCTAACGCTGTTGGTATTTTTCAAGGCGACAGAAAAAATCCAAACGCCGCAATTGTAAGTGCCAGCATTCAAACCTTGCTTGCCAATGCAGATGATTTTCCATGGGAACGTTTTGGCTTGGTGGTCTTTGATGAAGCCCATCATTATGTTCCAGAAAATGTATGGTCCCTCCCGCTGAGGCGCATGGGCTTTATGGCTGAGGATGGCAGCATCACCGGAAACTGGCCCAAGTTTGCACTGGGCTTAACCGCAACACNNNNNNNNNNNNNNNNNNNNGGGGGGCCCTAAGGGTTGCTGCAGGCTGTGGATGTTACTGGGTTGTGGGCACGAGAAAAAAAAGTGATTCACAAGCCAGAATTAATTGACGTGAACCTTACGGAAGAGGTTTCCACCTTAAGCGGTGAAGCTTTGGGTGCATTGCTTTCCGATATTTTTTACAAAGAGCTCAACCGCGGCGAACAGTTTCATCACAGCATTGTGTTTGTAAGTAGTGTGGACCAAATTGCAGGAACCGTTGCAACATTAAACGAAGTTGGAATTTCAGCTGAAGGCATTACGGGCGAAACTCCTCAAGCTGAACGTGATGCCATTTTTGAACGCTTTCGAAGTGGTAAAACACGAGTGCTCGTGAATTTTGGCGTGGTGGATGAAGGCCTCAACATTGAAAGCGTTGAAGTGGCCGTGCTTGCTTATAGTTCGAACTCGCGCCGCAAAGTGGTGCAGCATATTGGCCGCGTAAGCCGGCTTGATTCGCCCTCTGCTCTTGTGGTTGATTTGGGCGGAAACATGAGAAGGCATCACCTGGAAATCCAGGCCAGATCTATCTATGCGCAAGAAGGGCCAACGCTTACAAGGCAAGAAGCTGGAGAAACACGCGGCGCACGACCTGCACCAAAACGAAGTGGAACGGCTGTAATTGCAGGTTCTGGTGAAGTGTATCTCATCGGCACAACACCGGTAACGAATGACATTGCAACCACCTTTTCACACTTGAACATTTCTGCAGCTGACATCACCAGAGCAGCTTATCGCTTAAACATGAGTGCTGATCGCATTTTTGCTTATGCCAATAGCCTTGCCGTTCCGGCCTCACTTGAAGAAGTGATTCAAATGTCACGCGAGCTTGGCGATGCTGAAAATATTCTTCAAGCCGCGTGGGCACATGAGCGTGTTGCGCAAATGGCGCTCACACATCCGTATCCGCCTGACACCAGTGAAGAGTATGCCGCGTTCTACGANNNNNNNNNNNNNNNNNNNNNTGGGGGAATACT containing:
- a CDS encoding aldehyde dehydrogenase, which gives rise to MKKHLYIAGNWEEASNDHPLVNSYTQKEIERIPLASAEQVERSLAAAEASFSETKKLSVGERKDILHDLHTLISHQEKEYAECISLESGKAYQSALGEVKRALATLELCSEELNTFSERIKIQPKNTSHSVVYGYFPIGPVLGITPFNFPLNLVMHKLAPALAVGNPIIIKAALDTPGPAMMLARDIGKTAWPKKALSVLTCKHEQSETLVKDDRIKKLSFTGSAEVGWKLKTLAGKKKVTLELGGNAGVILCDDANVHRAAKVLAMGAFGNAGQSCISTQHILVQDSIYETFLTLFVEETNKLMVGDPLEPTIHIGTMIHEKAASKVESWIEEALQAGASAVLRGKREGNLLWPTILKNVPHHAKLFQEEVFGPVVHVSSFSKVEKAFDLLNASRYGLSAAVWTEDEKRKELAFSTLEYGQVIVNDSSSFRDDAAPYGGVKDSGIGREGPHFAMREMCEIKALVQFRNQ